Proteins encoded in a region of the Ptychodera flava strain L36383 chromosome 4, AS_Pfla_20210202, whole genome shotgun sequence genome:
- the LOC139131355 gene encoding uncharacterized protein: MSTKTPLVKSLTLAVVTLIVLLCRIEPVSSATHRSSSQRGLCRFGNTVGCCYGWKRGRNGQCEPSCSKPCVHGTCTGRNRCTCEAGYEGPTCNRDYNECGDKVCQHRCMNTDGSYRCYCRRGYTLQPNSHSCSHDNSCQALRCQHGCIQDARGFRCNCPDGMEVDTDGRTCVDIDECRTLRHPCPRRRRCQNTFGSYMCLCEVGFSFEYVDGRLRCQDLNECESGTHNCNANATCYNTQGSYSCFCNNDFIGDGKVCYGLDPRRCRDKPCSPLSRCRDVEFKVNEVKDVDDSGLLKLFKCGPCPSGYSGDGETCTKATEDLVVVVVDKSQPDVPIEGANIQVFDLVGVYSVGITSSNGFAELLAPTDTMIIVSASKPGMMDSTMTYKAVIGHKNVITLYMEVSTEVQQTEFIYDDSTSRAIEFSDKGKIYEFILPAGSLNVGLGQPVRASFVSADFSKSETVGAPELVALAREANNEAFIGGLKNFNLEAFAVFGLRLENAVTRAAVSLQLPMTVKVPLSRSESLGDERSIPAWFYNKDEGVYIQDGEGMVTSEESDGTKIWSYSTRRSTWLAAARRWPQTHCVEVSVCRDENCEQVVPNAAVWLTGLDFDYSSFRRTNAEGSTCFHFKQNGRVRVHSCFGGDQITVTGTGDPSACGKGTQWQNTVEAEGVACQKATILYEESDFVNCGEPGMPKDGLKLGNVYSFGANVTFTCKSGFEMLGNSQRICHSCGEWSGSQPVCYSSDSTVGSGDEDFLRDFF, translated from the exons ATGTCGACGAAGACGCCTTTAGTGAAATCCCTGACACTTGCTGTAGTGACACTGATTGTACTTCTGTGCAG AATCGAGCCGGTCAGCTCCGCCACACACAGATCCAGCTCTCAAAGGGGCCTTTGTCGATTCGGAAACACGGTCGGCTGCTGCTATGGTTGGAAAAGAGGCAGAAATGGTCAATGTGAAC CATCGTGCAGCAAACCATGTGTACATGGGACGTGTACAGGACGAAATCGATGTACGTGTGAAGCCGGCTATGAAGGACCAACGTGCAATAGAG ATTACAACGAGTGTGGCGATAAAGTCTGTCAACACAGATGTATGAACACAGATGGTAGCTACCGCTGTTACTGTCGCCGAGGTTACACCCTGCAGCCGAACAGCCACTCGTGTTCAC ACGACAATAGTTGCCAAGCACTTCGTTGTCAACATGGTTGCATACAGGACGCTAGGGGTTTCAGATGTAATTGCCCAGACGGCATGGAGGTGGACACCGACGGTAGGACCTGTGTAG ATATCGACGAATGCAGAACGCTTAGACACCCGTGCCCACGAAGACGCCGCTGTCAGAACACCTTCGGCAGTTACATGTGTCTGTGCGAAGTTGGCTTCTCCTTCGAGTATGTGGATGGTAGGCTGAGATGTCAAG ATTTGAACGAGTGTGAGTCTGGCACGCACAATTGTAACGCAAATGCCACCTGCTACAACACCCAGGGTTCATATTCATGTTTCTGCAACAATGACTTCATCGGCGACGGTAAAGTTTGCTACGGGTTAG ATCCAAGACGTTGTCGGGACAAGCCTTGTTCACCCTTGTCGAGATGCAGGGACGTTGAATTCAAGGTCAACGAAGTTAAAGACGTAGATGACAGTGGTTTGCTCAAACTCTTCAAGTGCGGACCTTGTCCCTCAGGTTACTCGGGCGATGGTGAAACATGCACCA AGGCTACTGAAGACCTGGTAGTTGTGGTCGTCGACAAATCGCAGCCCGATGTACCGATAGAGGGCGCAAACATCCAAGTTTTCGACCTGGTCGGCGTGTACTCAGTTGGCATAACATCGTCTAACGGCTTCGCGGAGTTGTTGGCTCCCACAGATACGATGATAATTGTGAGCGCAAGCAAGCCTGGAATGATGGACTCAACGATGACATACAAAGCCGTTATCGGCCATA aaaatgtgaTTACCTTGTACATGGAAGTGTCAACTGAAGTCCAACAGACAGAGTTCATTTACGATGATAGTACATCACGCGCCATTGAATTTTCTGACAAGGGCAAGATTTATGAATTTATCCTTCCTGCAG GCAGTTTAAATGTTGGCCTCGGACAGCCTGTGAGGGCGTCATTCGTGTCCGCGGACTTCAGTAAGAGTGAGACGGTGGGAGCTCCGGAACTTGTAGCTCTGGCACGCGAGGCTAACAATGAAGCCTTTATAGGAG GATTGAAAAATTTTAACTTGGAAGCATTCGCTGTATTCGGACTACGACTGGAGAACGCAGTTACGAGGGCTGCTGTCTCGCTACAACTGCCCATGACGGTGAAGGTACCCCTCAGTCGTTCCGAGTCACTAGGTGACGAGCGTTCTATACCCGCTTGGTTCTACAATAAGGACGAAG GCGTTTACATCCAGGACGGTGAGGGCATGGTAACTTCTGAAGAGAGTGACGGTACCAAGATATGGTCTTACTCTACCCGGCGTTCGACGTGGCTGGCCGCCGCCAGGCGTTGGCCACAGACGCACTGCGTTGAGGTCAGCGTATGCCGTGACGAGAACTGTGAACAGGTAGTGCCAAATGCCGCTGTGTG GCTCACAGGTCTTGACTTCGACTACTCGTCGTTCCGTCGAACTAACGCCGAGGGCAGCACATGTTTCCATTTCAAACAGAACGGGCGGGTCAGGGTGCACTCTTGCTTCGGCGGGGACCAGATCACTGTCACGGGGACGGGTGACCCATCGGCTTGCGGTAAAGGCACCCAGTGGCAGAACACTGTAGAAGCCGAAGGTGTGGCCTGCCAGAAAGCGACAATCCTCTACGAAG aatcGGACTTCGTGAACTGTGGGGAGCCGGGAATGCCTAAAGACGGACTTAAACTTGGCAACGTGTACTCTTTCGGTGCCAATGTGACCTTCACCTGCAAATCTGGCTTCGAAATGCTGGGCAATTCACAACGGATATGTCACTCGTGCGGCGAATGGAGCGGAAGTCAGCCTGTATGTTACTCGAGTGACTCAACGGTCGGCAGTGGGGACGAAGACTTTTTACGCGACTTCTTCTGA